From the Cryptomeria japonica chromosome 2, Sugi_1.0, whole genome shotgun sequence genome, one window contains:
- the LOC131035264 gene encoding cytochrome P450 750A1, whose amino-acid sequence MASITPFAILLFFLRLFCIYRRQNCSSRLPPGPFAWPLIGNLHQLGKLPHRSLEELAKKYGPIMSLQLGYFPAIVVSSPEMAKEFLKNYDLAFASRSPSAAGKYLAYNYKSLPLAPYGAYWRLVRRICVTELLGAKRLESFRFVREEEVSAAMSSIWENSRHGAVAVNVSKAVTSLTSAIIWRILAGTKFSDEDLVGREKEFIAMVHEVTGTIAAINIGDFIPYIDWMDLQGIKKRMKNAHAFFDGVMQKIIDEHVNLRQSQTVAVKDILDVLLEMAESGDMTINDIKSIIFVLFIAGIETTATSLEWSMSEMVRNSHIAKKLQQEIESVVGKDRPVRESDLGGMEYLQCVTKESLRLYPPGPLLLPRESTETCIVGAQRFVIPKKTRLVVNVWAIGRDPAIWKDPLTFKPERFIVKDIDIKGRDSEMLPFGSGRRGCPGAAIALGSMELALAQLMHCFDWRSEGDPAKLDMTEAFGTSLNRKESLFAIPSLRMQAGTQLFPTG is encoded by the exons ATGGCATCCATAACACCATTCGCCATTCTGCTCTTCTTCTTGCGTCTTTTCTGCATATATAGAAGACAGAATTGTTCATCAAGGTTGCCCCCAGGGCCATTTGCATGGCCCCTCATAGGAAATCTCCACCAGTTGGGAAAGCTTCCCCATCGTTCCCTTGAAGAGCTTGCCAAAAAATATGGCCCCATCATGTCTTTACAGCTCGGCTATTTTCCTGCAATTGTTGTGTCTTCCCCTGAAATGGCCAAAGAGTTCCTCAAAAATTACGATTTGGCTTTTGCTAGCAGATCTCCATCCGCAGCGGGAAAGTACTTGGCTTATAATTACAAGAGCCTGCCTCTGGCTCCTTATGGAGCATACTGGAGGTTGGTTAGAAGAATATGTGTCACAGAACTGCTCGGTGCGAAAAGATTGGAATCCTTTAGATTTGTTAGAGAGGAAGAGGTTTCTGCAGCGATGAGTTCTATTTGGGAAAACAGTAGGCACGGGGCCGTTGCTGTAAATGTTAGCAAGGCTGTAACATCGCTAACTTCTGCTATTATTTGGCGAATTTTGGCTGGTACTAAATTTTCTGATGAAGATTTGGTCGGCAGAGAGAAAGAATTCATAGCTATGGTACATGAGGTTACTGGTACAATTGCGGCAATTAATATTGGAGACTTTATTCCTTACATAGACTGGATGGACTTGCAGGGTATCAAGAAAAGGATGAAAAATGCTCACGCATTTTTTGACGGAGTTATGCAAAAAATAATAGATGAACATGTCAATTTGAGGCAATCGCAGACTGTAGCTGTGAAAGACATTCTTGATGTGCTTCTAGAAATGGCTGAGAGCGGTGACATGACTATCAATGATATTAAATCCATTATTTTT GTTCTGTTCATCGCAGGAATAGAGACAACAGCTACTTCTTTAGAATGGAGTATGAGTGAGATGGTGAGAAACTCTCACATTGCGAAGAAGCTGCAGCAAGAAATTGAGTCTGTGGTAGGGAAGGACCGCCCTGTAAGAGAATCTGATCTTGGTGGCATGGAATACCTGCAGTGTGTGACTAAAGAGTCCTTGAGATTATATCCTCCAGGGCCATTGTTGCTGCCTCGTGAATCTACAGAAACTTGCATTGTGGGGGCTCAGAGGTTTGTCATACCCAAGAAAACAAGGCTTGTGGTTAATGTCTGGGCAATTGGAAGAGACCCAGCTATATGGAAAGATCCTTTAACATTCAAGCCTGAGAGATTTATTGTTAAAGATATTGATATAAAAGGGCGCGATTCTGAGATGCTTCCATTTGGATCTGGAAGAAGGGGATGCCCAGGGGCTGCAATTGCTTTAGGTAGTATGGAGCTTGCATTGGCTCAACTCATGCATTGCTTTGACTGGAGAAGTGAAGGAGATCCTGCTAAATTGGACATGACTGAAGCCTTTGGAACATCCCTTAATAGGAAAGAGAGCCTTTTTGCCATTCCTTCTCTGAGAATGCAGGCAGGCACTCAGCTGTTTCCAACTGGTTAA